In Peromyscus leucopus breed LL Stock chromosome 16_21, UCI_PerLeu_2.1, whole genome shotgun sequence, a single genomic region encodes these proteins:
- the Gucd1 gene encoding protein GUCD1 isoform X1 — MRTEAEATGQPLEPGDFVQLPVPIIQQLYHWDCGLACSRMVLRYLGQLDDGEFENALQELQLTRSIWTIDLAYLMRHFGVRHRFCTQTLGVDKGYKNQSFYRKHFDTEETRVNQLFAQAKACQVRVEKCTVSVQDIQAHLAQGHVAIVLVNSGVLHCDLCSSPVKYCCFTPSGHRCFCRTPDYQGHFIVLRGYNRATSCIFYNNPAYADRMCSTSISNFEEARTSYGTDEDILFVYLDS; from the exons ATGAGGACGGAGGCAGAGGCCACGGGGCAGCCGCTCGAGCCCG GGGACTTTGTGCAGCTGCCTGTGCCCATCATCCAGCAGCTATACCATTGGGACTGTGGCCTGGCCTGCTCCAGGATGGTGCTTCG GTACCTGGGCCAGCTAGACGATGGGGAATTTGAAAATGCCCTGCAGGAGCTGCAGCTGACCAGGAGCATCTGGACCATCGACCTGGCCTACCTGATGCGCCACTTTGGTGTGAGACACCGCTTCTGTACCCAGACTCTGGGTGTTGACAAGGGTTACAAGAACCAG TCCTTCTATAGGAAGCACTTTGACACGGAGGAGACCCGGGTGAACCAGCTGTTTGCACAAGCCAAGGCCTGCCAAGTGCGAGTGGAGAAATG CACCGTGAGTGTGCAGGACATCCAGGCACACTTGGCGCAGGGCCACGTGGCCATCGTGTTGGTGAACTCCGGCGTGCTGCACTGTGACCTGTGCTCCAGCCCTGTCAAGTACTGCTGCTTTACTCCCAGTGGCCACCGCTGCTTCTGCCGGACCCCTGACTACCAGGGCCACTTCATCGTTCTGCGTGGCTACAACAGGGCGACCAGCTGCATCTTCTATAACAACCCAGCCTATGCTGACC GAATGTGCAGCACCAGCATCAGTAACTTTGAGGAGGCCAGAACCAGCTATGGCACCGATGAGGACATCCTCTTTGTCTACCTGGACAGCTGA
- the Gucd1 gene encoding protein GUCD1 isoform X2: MVLRYLGQLDDGEFENALQELQLTRSIWTIDLAYLMRHFGVRHRFCTQTLGVDKGYKNQSFYRKHFDTEETRVNQLFAQAKACQVRVEKCTVSVQDIQAHLAQGHVAIVLVNSGVLHCDLCSSPVKYCCFTPSGHRCFCRTPDYQGHFIVLRGYNRATSCIFYNNPAYADRMCSTSISNFEEARTSYGTDEDILFVYLDS; encoded by the exons ATGGTGCTTCG GTACCTGGGCCAGCTAGACGATGGGGAATTTGAAAATGCCCTGCAGGAGCTGCAGCTGACCAGGAGCATCTGGACCATCGACCTGGCCTACCTGATGCGCCACTTTGGTGTGAGACACCGCTTCTGTACCCAGACTCTGGGTGTTGACAAGGGTTACAAGAACCAG TCCTTCTATAGGAAGCACTTTGACACGGAGGAGACCCGGGTGAACCAGCTGTTTGCACAAGCCAAGGCCTGCCAAGTGCGAGTGGAGAAATG CACCGTGAGTGTGCAGGACATCCAGGCACACTTGGCGCAGGGCCACGTGGCCATCGTGTTGGTGAACTCCGGCGTGCTGCACTGTGACCTGTGCTCCAGCCCTGTCAAGTACTGCTGCTTTACTCCCAGTGGCCACCGCTGCTTCTGCCGGACCCCTGACTACCAGGGCCACTTCATCGTTCTGCGTGGCTACAACAGGGCGACCAGCTGCATCTTCTATAACAACCCAGCCTATGCTGACC GAATGTGCAGCACCAGCATCAGTAACTTTGAGGAGGCCAGAACCAGCTATGGCACCGATGAGGACATCCTCTTTGTCTACCTGGACAGCTGA